From the unidentified bacterial endosymbiont genome, one window contains:
- the gpmA gene encoding 2,3-diphosphoglycerate-dependent phosphoglycerate mutase, producing MAITKLVLVRHGESQWNNENRFTGWYDVDLSEKGESEAKAAGKLLKEEGFSFDFAYTSVLKRAIHTLWNILDELDQAWLPVEKSWKLNERHYGALQGLNKAETAEKYGDDQVKQWRRGFAVTPPELTKDDERFPGHDPRYAKLTDAELPTTESLALTIDRVVPYWNETILPRLKSGERVIIAAHGNSLRALVKYLDNMGEDEILELNIPTGVPLVYEFDENFKPVKHYYLGNAEEIAAKAAAVANQGKAK from the coding sequence ATGGCTATTACTAAGCTGGTTCTGGTGCGTCACGGCGAAAGCCAGTGGAACAACGAAAACCGCTTCACCGGTTGGTACGATGTTGATCTGTCCGAGAAAGGCGAAAGCGAAGCTAAAGCAGCAGGCAAGCTTCTGAAGGAAGAAGGCTTCAGCTTTGATTTTGCTTACACCTCGGTGCTGAAACGTGCCATCCATACTCTGTGGAACATTCTGGATGAGCTGGATCAGGCCTGGCTACCGGTTGAGAAATCCTGGAAACTGAACGAGCGCCATTACGGTGCGCTGCAGGGTCTGAACAAAGCAGAAACCGCTGAAAAATACGGAGATGACCAGGTTAAACAGTGGCGTCGCGGCTTCGCGGTCACCCCACCCGAGCTGACCAAAGATGACGAGCGTTTCCCGGGCCATGACCCGCGTTACGCGAAACTGACCGACGCAGAGCTGCCAACCACCGAAAGCCTGGCACTGACCATCGACCGCGTGGTGCCTTACTGGAACGAAACCATCCTGCCACGCCTGAAAAGCGGTGAGCGCGTGATTATTGCCGCTCACGGTAACTCCCTGCGCGCCCTGGTGAAATACCTGGACAACATGGGTGAAGATGAGATCCTTGAGCTAAACATCCCGACTGGCGTACCGCTTGTGTATGAGTTCGACGAAAACTTCAAACCTGTTAAGCACTACTATCTGGGTAACGCAGAAGAAATCGCGGCGAAAGCGGCGGCAGTAGCGAACCAGGGTAAAGCGAAGTAA
- the aroG gene encoding 3-deoxy-7-phosphoheptulonate synthase AroG encodes MNYQNDDLRIKEINELLPPVALLEKFPATENAANTVSDARKAIHQILIGNDDRLLVVIGPCSIHDPAAAKEYAARLLSLREALKDELEIVMRVYFEKPRTTVGWKGLINDPHMDNSFQINDGLRIARKLLLEINDSGLPAAGEFLDMITPQYLADLMSWGAIGARTTESQVHRELASGLSCPVGFKNGTDGTIKVAIDAINAAGAPHCFLSVTKWGHSAIVNTSGNGDCHIILRGGKEPNYSAKHVAEVKTGLEKAGLPPQVMIDFSHANSSKQFKKQMEVGADVCQQIAGGEHAVIGVMIESHLVEGNQNLEGNEPLVYGKSVTDACIGWDDTDTLLRQLANAVKARRG; translated from the coding sequence ATGAATTATCAGAACGACGACTTACGCATTAAAGAGATCAATGAGTTATTACCTCCTGTAGCGCTCCTTGAAAAGTTCCCCGCCACTGAAAATGCAGCCAACACGGTCTCTGATGCCCGCAAAGCGATCCACCAGATCCTCATAGGCAACGATGATCGTCTGCTGGTGGTGATTGGTCCTTGCTCCATTCACGATCCTGCCGCAGCAAAAGAGTATGCGGCCCGGCTGCTCAGCCTGCGTGAAGCGCTTAAGGACGAGCTGGAAATCGTGATGCGCGTTTATTTTGAAAAGCCGCGTACTACCGTTGGCTGGAAAGGGCTGATTAACGATCCGCACATGGATAATAGTTTCCAGATAAACGACGGCCTGCGCATTGCGCGTAAATTGTTGCTGGAAATTAACGACAGCGGCCTGCCCGCAGCCGGTGAGTTCCTGGATATGATTACGCCACAATATCTGGCAGATCTGATGAGTTGGGGAGCCATTGGCGCGCGTACCACGGAGTCTCAGGTGCACCGCGAGCTGGCATCCGGCCTCTCTTGCCCGGTTGGTTTCAAAAACGGTACCGATGGCACCATCAAGGTGGCTATTGACGCGATCAATGCTGCGGGTGCGCCGCACTGCTTCCTGTCCGTCACCAAATGGGGGCATTCCGCCATTGTGAACACCAGCGGTAACGGCGATTGCCATATCATCCTTCGCGGCGGTAAAGAGCCAAACTACAGCGCGAAACATGTAGCAGAGGTCAAAACGGGTCTAGAGAAAGCGGGTCTGCCGCCACAGGTGATGATCGACTTCAGCCATGCCAACTCCAGCAAGCAGTTCAAAAAGCAGATGGAAGTGGGCGCGGATGTCTGCCAACAGATCGCCGGTGGTGAACACGCAGTGATCGGGGTGATGATCGAAAGCCATCTGGTTGAAGGTAACCAAAACCTGGAAGGCAATGAGCCGTTGGTTTACGGTAAGAGTGTCACTGATGCCTGCATCGGCTGGGACGATACCGACACACTGCTGCGCCAGCTGGCGAATGCGGTGAAAGCCCGTCGCGGTTAG
- a CDS encoding YbgS-like family protein, producing MKMTKLATLFLTATLTLASGSVLAAETGASDSNGDANAAAEAGQVAPDAKQNIAPNNVDNSHINNGNTNTGGTMLHSDGTHPGNMSHDGMTTDEVHKNSMCKDGKCPDTNDKVGSNADTKTDGTTQ from the coding sequence ATGAAAATGACGAAACTGGCAACCCTCTTCCTGACGGCCACCCTAACGCTTGCAAGCGGCAGCGTACTGGCCGCCGAAACTGGCGCGTCTGACAGTAACGGTGATGCCAACGCGGCCGCTGAAGCAGGCCAGGTCGCGCCCGATGCAAAACAGAATATCGCCCCTAATAACGTCGATAATAGCCACATCAATAACGGTAATACCAATACCGGCGGCACCATGCTGCATTCGGACGGTACGCACCCAGGTAACATGAGTCATGACGGTATGACCACCGACGAGGTGCATAAAAACTCGATGTGTAAGGACGGCAAATGCCCTGACACCAACGATAAAGTGGGCAGCAATGCCGATACGAAAACCGATGGCACTACACAGTAA
- the zitB gene encoding CDF family zinc transporter ZitB: protein MAHTHSHAHASGDDNAKRLLLAFAITATFMVIEVIGGVISGSLALLADAGHMLTDAAALLFALLAVQFAHRPPNARHTFGWLRLTTLAAFVNAIALVVITLLIVWEAVQRFRDPQPIAGGTMMLIAIAGLVANILAFWILHRGSSEKNLNVRAAALHVLGDLLGSVGAILAALIIMGTGWTPIDPILSVLVSCLVLRSAWRLLKESVNELLEGAPTSLNIGELKRNLCRSIPEVRNVHHVHVWLVGEKPIMTMHVQVIPAHDHDALLKRIQHFLMHHYEIAHSTIQMEYQRCNVPDCHLSEAQSDPSHHHHH, encoded by the coding sequence ATGGCGCATACCCACTCCCACGCTCACGCTTCTGGCGATGACAATGCCAAACGGCTGTTGCTGGCTTTCGCCATCACCGCCACCTTCATGGTGATAGAAGTCATCGGCGGGGTCATTTCAGGCTCGCTGGCGCTTCTGGCTGACGCCGGGCATATGCTTACCGATGCCGCCGCCCTGCTCTTTGCGCTGCTGGCCGTTCAGTTCGCTCATCGTCCTCCTAATGCTCGCCACACGTTTGGCTGGCTCAGGCTCACCACACTGGCCGCATTTGTTAACGCTATTGCGCTGGTGGTGATCACTCTTCTCATCGTCTGGGAGGCTGTCCAGCGCTTCAGGGACCCGCAGCCGATCGCCGGGGGCACTATGATGCTCATCGCCATCGCCGGGCTGGTTGCCAATATTCTGGCGTTCTGGATTTTGCATCGCGGCAGCAGTGAGAAGAATTTGAACGTGCGGGCGGCAGCATTACACGTTTTAGGCGATTTGCTGGGATCTGTCGGGGCCATTCTTGCGGCGCTGATCATCATGGGTACGGGCTGGACGCCTATCGACCCCATTCTTTCGGTTCTTGTCTCATGTCTGGTGCTGCGTAGCGCGTGGCGGCTGTTAAAAGAGAGCGTAAATGAACTGCTGGAGGGTGCGCCTACATCGTTAAACATCGGCGAGCTTAAACGTAATTTATGCCGCTCGATCCCGGAAGTCAGAAACGTCCACCATGTTCACGTCTGGCTGGTGGGGGAAAAACCGATCATGACGATGCACGTGCAGGTCATCCCCGCGCATGACCACGATGCGCTGCTCAAACGCATTCAGCACTTTCTCATGCATCACTATGAGATTGCGCACTCGACCATCCAGATGGAGTATCAGCGCTGTAACGTGCCGGACTGCCACCTCAGCGAAGCGCAGTCCGACCCTTCACATCATCATCACCATTAG
- the pnuC gene encoding nicotinamide riboside transporter PnuC: MDFFSTQNILVHIPIGTGGYDLSWIEAVGTLAGLLCIWLASLEKISNYAFGLVNVTLFAIIFFQIQLYASLLLQVFFFAANIYGWYAWSRQNSLQEAELRIRWLPLPNAIAWLVACVIAIGLMTFFINPVFGFLTRVAVSVLSGVGLNVTMPELQPDAFPFWDSCMMVLSIAAMILMTRKYVENWLLWVIINVISVVVFALQGVYAMSLEYLLLTFIALNGSRMWINSARERGSHALSS, translated from the coding sequence ATGGATTTTTTTAGCACACAGAACATTCTGGTTCATATACCGATTGGCACAGGTGGCTATGATCTGTCATGGATTGAAGCCGTTGGCACGCTGGCGGGGTTACTCTGCATCTGGCTGGCAAGCCTTGAGAAGATAAGCAATTACGCGTTTGGGCTGGTGAACGTTACGCTCTTTGCGATCATCTTCTTCCAGATACAACTGTACGCCAGCCTGCTTTTACAGGTGTTTTTCTTCGCGGCGAATATCTACGGCTGGTACGCCTGGTCGCGGCAGAACAGCCTGCAGGAGGCGGAACTGCGCATTCGCTGGCTACCCCTGCCGAACGCTATTGCCTGGCTCGTCGCCTGCGTAATTGCCATTGGTTTAATGACGTTCTTTATCAACCCGGTATTTGGGTTCCTGACCCGCGTCGCGGTGTCGGTGTTGTCGGGTGTTGGTTTGAACGTCACAATGCCTGAGCTACAGCCGGATGCCTTTCCGTTCTGGGACTCCTGCATGATGGTGCTGTCGATTGCCGCCATGATCCTGATGACCCGAAAATACGTTGAGAACTGGCTGTTGTGGGTCATCATCAATGTGATTAGCGTGGTGGTTTTTGCCCTGCAGGGCGTCTATGCCATGTCTCTTGAGTATCTGCTGCTGACCTTCATCGCCCTTAACGGTAGCCGGATGTGGATTAACAGCGCGCGTGAGCGTGGATCTCACGCGCTCTCCAGCTAA
- the nadA gene encoding quinolinate synthase NadA: MSVMFDPGAAIYPFPPKPAALNLDEKQFYREKITRLLKERDAVMVAHYYTDPEIQQLAEETGGCISDSLEMARFGAKHPASTLLVAGVRFMGETAKILSPEKTILMPTLNAECSLDLDCPIDAFTAFCDAHPERTVVVYANTSAAVKARADWVVTSSIAVELIEHLDSHGEKIIWAPDRHLGNYVQKQTGADVLCWQGACIVHDEFKTQALARMKGLYPQAAILVHPESPQSVIDMADAVGSTSQLITAAKTLPHQQLIVATDRGIFYKMQQAVPQKELLQAPTAGEGATCRSCAHCPWMAMNGLQAIAEGLENGGASHEIYVDAALREAALIPLNRMLDFGATLRH; the protein is encoded by the coding sequence ATGAGTGTGATGTTTGATCCCGGCGCCGCAATCTATCCTTTCCCGCCGAAGCCCGCTGCGCTAAATCTGGATGAAAAGCAGTTCTACCGGGAGAAGATCACGCGTCTTCTTAAAGAACGCGATGCGGTGATGGTGGCGCACTACTACACTGATCCGGAAATCCAGCAGCTGGCGGAAGAGACGGGCGGCTGTATTTCTGATTCGCTGGAGATGGCCCGCTTCGGTGCAAAGCATCCCGCCTCCACGCTCCTCGTCGCAGGGGTGCGCTTTATGGGTGAAACGGCAAAAATACTCAGCCCAGAAAAAACTATTCTCATGCCGACACTCAACGCGGAATGCTCTCTCGATCTTGACTGCCCAATAGACGCGTTTACGGCCTTCTGCGATGCTCATCCTGAGCGCACCGTGGTGGTCTATGCCAACACTTCCGCGGCGGTTAAGGCTCGCGCTGACTGGGTGGTCACCTCCAGCATTGCCGTTGAGCTGATTGAGCATCTGGACAGCCATGGCGAGAAGATCATCTGGGCTCCCGATCGTCATCTTGGCAACTACGTCCAGAAGCAGACCGGCGCAGACGTGCTTTGCTGGCAGGGTGCCTGTATTGTGCATGATGAGTTCAAAACCCAGGCGCTGGCGCGCATGAAGGGACTCTACCCGCAAGCGGCTATTCTTGTTCACCCGGAATCCCCGCAGTCTGTCATCGATATGGCTGATGCCGTCGGCTCAACCAGCCAGTTGATTACTGCAGCTAAAACGTTGCCGCATCAGCAGCTCATCGTGGCGACCGATCGCGGTATTTTCTACAAGATGCAGCAGGCCGTACCACAAAAAGAGCTGCTTCAAGCCCCTACCGCAGGAGAGGGGGCCACATGCCGCAGCTGTGCTCACTGCCCGTGGATGGCGATGAACGGCCTTCAGGCCATTGCTGAAGGGTTAGAAAACGGGGGGGCGAGCCATGAAATTTATGTGGATGCCGCGCTGCGCGAAGCCGCGCTGATCCCGCTTAACCGCATGCTTGATTTTGGGGCTACACTTCGTCATTAA
- the cpoB gene encoding cell division protein CpoB: protein MSSNFRHHLLSLSLLVGIAAPWAAFAQAPISSVGSGSVEDRVTQLERISNAHSQLLTQLQQQLSDNQSDIDSLRGQIQESQYQLSQVVERQKQILLQMESLSSGASAQPAAGDQSGAATATPAPAAGGTPATTGTAVQSGDANTDYNAAIALVQDKSRQDEAIAAFQSFVKKYPDSTYQPNANYWLGQLNYNKGKKDDAAFYFASVVKNYPKSPKAPDAMFKVGVIMQDKGDTAKAKAVYQQVVTKFPGTEGAKQAQKRLSSMG from the coding sequence ATGAGCAGTAACTTCAGACATCATCTGTTGAGTCTGTCGTTACTGGTTGGAATAGCGGCCCCGTGGGCCGCTTTTGCTCAGGCGCCAATCAGTAGTGTCGGCTCAGGCTCGGTAGAAGACCGGGTCACTCAACTTGAGCGTATTTCTAACGCTCACAGCCAGCTTTTAACCCAACTCCAGCAACAACTCTCCGATAACCAAAGCGATATTGATTCTCTGCGCGGCCAGATTCAGGAAAGCCAATATCAGCTCAGCCAGGTTGTAGAGCGTCAAAAGCAAATCTTGCTGCAGATGGAAAGCCTGAGCAGTGGTGCGTCAGCACAGCCAGCGGCAGGCGATCAGAGCGGTGCGGCAACAGCAACGCCTGCGCCGGCTGCCGGAGGTACTCCAGCCACCACAGGCACGGCAGTACAGAGCGGTGACGCGAATACCGATTACAACGCCGCCATTGCCCTGGTGCAGGATAAATCGCGTCAGGACGAGGCTATCGCTGCGTTCCAGAGCTTCGTTAAGAAATACCCTGATTCCACTTATCAGCCAAACGCCAATTATTGGCTCGGTCAGTTGAATTACAACAAGGGTAAAAAGGACGATGCGGCGTTCTATTTCGCCTCAGTGGTGAAAAATTACCCTAAATCGCCGAAAGCGCCGGATGCGATGTTTAAGGTCGGCGTGATCATGCAGGACAAGGGTGACACGGCGAAAGCCAAAGCGGTCTATCAGCAGGTGGTCACAAAATTCCCGGGTACCGAAGGTGCAAAACAGGCGCAAAAACGTCTGAGTTCGATGGGATGA
- the pal gene encoding peptidoglycan-associated lipoprotein Pal, whose product MQLNKVLKGLLIALPVMAIAACSSNKNASNDQSGEGMMGAGTGMDANGSGNMSSEEQARLQMQQLQQNNIVYFDLDKYDIRSDFAAMLDAHANFLRSNPSYKVTVEGHADERGTPEYNISLGERRANAVKMYLQGKGVSADQISIVSYGKEKPAVLGHDEAAYAKNRRAVLVY is encoded by the coding sequence ATGCAACTGAACAAAGTGCTGAAGGGGCTGTTGATCGCTCTGCCTGTAATGGCAATCGCAGCGTGTTCTTCTAACAAGAACGCAAGCAATGACCAGAGCGGCGAAGGCATGATGGGTGCGGGCACGGGTATGGACGCTAACGGCAGTGGCAACATGTCTTCTGAAGAGCAAGCGCGTCTTCAGATGCAGCAGCTGCAGCAGAACAACATCGTTTACTTCGATCTGGATAAATACGACATCCGTTCTGATTTCGCTGCAATGCTGGATGCTCACGCGAACTTCCTGCGTAGCAACCCGTCTTACAAAGTCACCGTAGAAGGTCACGCGGACGAACGTGGTACTCCTGAGTACAACATCTCCCTGGGTGAACGTCGTGCTAACGCTGTTAAAATGTACCTGCAGGGTAAAGGCGTTTCTGCTGACCAGATCTCCATCGTTTCTTACGGTAAAGAAAAACCTGCAGTACTGGGTCATGACGAAGCGGCTTACGCCAAAAACCGTCGTGCCGTACTGGTTTACTAA
- the tolB gene encoding Tol-Pal system beta propeller repeat protein TolB produces the protein MKQALRVALSFLMLWAAVLHAEVRIEITQGVDSARPIGVVPFQWAGPGAAPEDAGGIVAADLRNSGKFNPLDRSRLPQQPGSAQDVQPAAWSALGIDAVVVGQVTPNPDGSFNVAWQLVDTGGAPGTVLAQNSYKVTKQYLRYAAHAASDAVFEKLTGIKGAFRTRIAYVVQTNGGQFPYELRVSDYDGYNQFLVKRSPQPLMSPAWSPDGSKLAYVTFESGRSALVIQTLANGAVRQVASFPRHNGAPSFSPDGTKLAFALSKTGSLNLYVMDIGSGQIRQVTDGRSNNTEPTWFPDSQNIAYTSDQAGRPQIYKVNINGGAPQRISWEGTQNQNADVSTDGKFMVMVSSNGGQQHIAKQDLVAGGVQVLSSTFLDETPSLAPNGTMVIYSSSQGMGSVLNLVSTDGRFKARIPATDGQVKSPAWSPYL, from the coding sequence ATGAAGCAGGCATTACGTGTAGCATTGAGTTTCTTAATGCTGTGGGCAGCTGTGCTGCACGCAGAAGTACGTATCGAGATAACCCAGGGGGTTGACTCGGCACGCCCAATCGGTGTGGTTCCTTTCCAGTGGGCGGGGCCTGGCGCCGCGCCTGAAGATGCCGGTGGCATCGTGGCAGCGGACCTGCGTAACAGCGGTAAATTTAACCCGTTAGATCGTTCTCGTCTGCCGCAGCAGCCGGGTAGCGCGCAGGACGTGCAGCCTGCCGCATGGTCTGCTCTGGGGATTGATGCCGTTGTTGTGGGGCAGGTTACGCCTAACCCGGACGGCTCATTCAATGTCGCGTGGCAGTTGGTTGATACCGGTGGCGCGCCGGGAACCGTTCTGGCTCAGAACTCCTACAAGGTCACTAAACAGTACCTGCGCTATGCGGCTCATGCTGCCAGCGATGCGGTATTCGAAAAGTTGACTGGCATTAAAGGCGCATTCCGTACCCGTATTGCTTACGTGGTTCAGACCAACGGCGGTCAGTTCCCTTATGAATTGCGCGTATCGGATTACGACGGATACAATCAGTTCCTGGTGAAGCGTTCTCCGCAGCCGCTGATGTCTCCAGCCTGGTCTCCGGATGGCTCTAAACTGGCCTATGTTACCTTTGAAAGCGGTCGCTCTGCGCTGGTTATCCAGACGCTGGCTAACGGCGCCGTTCGTCAGGTGGCATCGTTCCCACGTCATAACGGCGCACCGTCGTTCTCGCCTGACGGCACCAAACTGGCATTCGCACTGTCTAAAACCGGTAGTCTGAATCTGTACGTTATGGATATTGGTTCAGGTCAGATTCGCCAGGTGACAGATGGTCGCAGCAACAATACCGAACCAACGTGGTTCCCGGATAGTCAGAACATTGCCTATACCTCTGATCAGGCAGGCCGTCCACAAATCTATAAAGTGAATATCAACGGCGGTGCTCCGCAGCGTATTTCCTGGGAAGGTACGCAGAACCAGAACGCAGACGTGAGCACTGACGGTAAGTTTATGGTGATGGTCAGCTCCAATGGTGGGCAGCAGCACATCGCCAAACAAGATCTGGTCGCGGGTGGCGTACAAGTTTTGTCGTCAACGTTCCTGGATGAAACGCCGAGTCTGGCACCTAACGGCACTATGGTAATCTACAGCTCTTCTCAGGGGATGGGATCTGTGCTGAATCTGGTTTCTACAGATGGGCGTTTCAAAGCGCGTATTCCGGCAACTGATGGACAGGTAAAATCACCTGCCTGGTCGCCGTATCTGTAA
- the tolA gene encoding cell envelope integrity protein TolA, whose protein sequence is MSKATEQNDKLKRAIIVSTVLHVILFAALIWSSFDEHIDASAGGGGGSSIDAVMVDPGAVVQNYNRQQQQQASAKRAEEQREKQAQQQAEELREKQAAEQERLKQLEKERLQAQESAKEQAEAATKKAQEQQKQAEEAAAKAAADAKAQADAQAKLAAEAAKKAAADAQKKAEAEAAKKAAADAQKKAEAEAAKKAAAEAQKKAEAEAAKKAAADAQKKAEAEAVKKAAAAEKAAAAKAAADKAAAKKAAAAEKAAAAAGVDDLLGDLSSGKNAPKTGGGAKGNNAASAGSGNTKSNGATGAEINGYASQIKSAIESRFYDASSFAGKTCTLRIKLAPDGMLLDIRSEGGDPALCNAALAAARQAKMPKPPSQAVYEVFKNAPLDFKP, encoded by the coding sequence GTGTCAAAGGCAACCGAACAGAACGACAAGCTTAAACGAGCGATAATCGTCTCCACAGTGCTGCACGTAATTCTTTTTGCAGCGCTGATCTGGAGTTCGTTCGACGAGCATATTGATGCATCAGCGGGCGGCGGTGGCGGTTCTTCCATCGATGCCGTGATGGTGGATCCGGGTGCGGTCGTTCAGAACTATAATCGCCAGCAACAGCAGCAGGCGAGCGCAAAACGTGCTGAAGAGCAGCGTGAAAAACAGGCGCAACAGCAAGCGGAGGAGCTGCGTGAAAAGCAGGCCGCAGAGCAGGAACGCCTGAAGCAGCTTGAGAAAGAACGTTTACAGGCGCAAGAATCGGCAAAAGAGCAGGCTGAAGCTGCGACGAAAAAAGCGCAGGAACAACAGAAGCAGGCGGAAGAGGCCGCAGCCAAAGCTGCAGCCGATGCGAAAGCGCAGGCTGACGCGCAGGCGAAATTAGCGGCCGAGGCCGCGAAGAAAGCCGCTGCCGATGCCCAGAAAAAAGCCGAAGCCGAGGCCGCGAAGAAAGCCGCTGCCGATGCCCAGAAAAAAGCCGAAGCCGAGGCCGCGAAGAAAGCCGCTGCTGAAGCCCAGAAAAAAGCTGAAGCCGAGGCCGCGAAGAAAGCCGCTGCTGACGCCCAGAAAAAAGCTGAAGCCGAGGCCGTGAAAAAAGCGGCCGCAGCCGAGAAAGCCGCCGCTGCCAAAGCTGCTGCTGATAAAGCGGCTGCGAAAAAAGCAGCCGCAGCTGAAAAAGCCGCCGCCGCTGCCGGTGTCGACGATCTACTTGGCGATTTAAGCTCGGGTAAGAATGCGCCGAAAACGGGCGGGGGGGCGAAAGGAAATAATGCTGCTTCGGCTGGAAGTGGTAACACTAAGAGTAACGGTGCGACAGGTGCTGAAATTAACGGTTATGCCTCGCAGATTAAATCCGCGATTGAAAGCCGTTTCTATGATGCATCTTCCTTCGCCGGTAAAACGTGTACGCTGCGTATAAAACTGGCACCGGATGGCATGCTTCTGGATATCCGGTCTGAAGGAGGCGACCCGGCCTTATGTAATGCGGCACTGGCTGCAGCGCGTCAGGCTAAAATGCCAAAACCGCCCTCTCAGGCAGTCTACGAAGTGTTTAAAAATGCACCGCTGGACTTTAAGCCTTAA
- the tolR gene encoding colicin uptake protein TolR, whose translation MARSRGRGRRELKSEINIVPLLDVLLVLLLIFMATAPIITQSVEVDLPDATDSQAVSNNDEPPVIIEVSGVGQYSVVVEKDRMDQLPPEQVIAEAQRRLASNPKTVFLIGGAKDVPYDEIIKALNLLHSAGVKSVGLMTQPI comes from the coding sequence ATGGCCAGATCGCGTGGACGAGGCCGTCGCGAGCTCAAGTCCGAAATTAATATTGTTCCGCTTCTGGACGTCCTGTTGGTCCTGCTGCTGATCTTCATGGCGACAGCGCCCATCATCACCCAGAGCGTTGAAGTCGATCTGCCGGATGCGACAGATTCTCAGGCGGTAAGCAACAATGACGAGCCTCCGGTCATCATTGAGGTTTCCGGCGTAGGGCAATACAGCGTAGTGGTAGAAAAAGATCGCATGGATCAATTACCACCAGAGCAGGTTATCGCTGAAGCGCAACGACGCTTGGCGTCAAATCCGAAAACGGTCTTCTTGATCGGTGGTGCGAAAGACGTACCTTACGATGAAATTATTAAAGCGCTGAACTTGCTACACAGTGCGGGCGTTAAGTCAGTTGGCTTAATGACTCAGCCTATTTGA
- the tolQ gene encoding Tol-Pal system protein TolQ codes for MTDMNILDLFLKASLLVKLIMFILIGFSIASWAIIIQRTRILNAASREAEAFEDKFWSGIELSRLYQESQGRRDNLSGSEQIFYSGFKEFARLHRANNHAPEAVVEGASRAMRISMNRELETLETHIPFLGTVGSISPYIGLLGTVWGIMHAFIALGAVKQATLQMVAPGIAEALIATAIGLFAAIPAVMAYNRLNQRVNKLELNYDNFMEEFTAILHRQAFTSTESNKG; via the coding sequence GTGACTGACATGAATATCCTTGATTTGTTCCTGAAGGCTAGCCTTCTGGTTAAACTTATCATGTTCATTTTGATTGGTTTTTCGATCGCATCCTGGGCCATCATTATCCAGAGAACGCGTATTCTCAATGCGGCAAGTCGTGAAGCGGAAGCGTTTGAGGACAAGTTCTGGTCTGGTATTGAACTGTCTCGTCTGTATCAGGAAAGCCAGGGACGCCGTGATAATCTTTCAGGCTCAGAACAAATCTTTTATAGTGGTTTCAAAGAGTTCGCCCGTCTGCATCGTGCCAATAACCATGCGCCGGAAGCGGTCGTGGAAGGCGCGTCCCGTGCGATGCGCATTTCGATGAACCGTGAGCTTGAAACCCTTGAAACGCATATTCCTTTCCTCGGTACCGTGGGTTCCATCAGCCCGTATATCGGCCTGCTGGGTACGGTATGGGGGATCATGCACGCTTTTATCGCCTTAGGCGCGGTGAAACAGGCGACGTTGCAGATGGTGGCCCCCGGTATTGCAGAAGCGCTGATTGCGACCGCTATCGGCCTGTTTGCGGCCATTCCAGCGGTAATGGCGTATAACCGTCTTAACCAGCGCGTGAATAAACTGGAACTGAACTACGACAACTTTATGGAAGAGTTCACCGCGATTCTGCATCGTCAGGCGTTTACCAGCACCGAGAGCAATAAGGGGTAA
- the ybgC gene encoding tol-pal system-associated acyl-CoA thioesterase: MNTTLFRWPVRVYYEDTDAGGVVYHASYVAFYERARTEMLRHHHFSQQVLLAERVAFVVRKMTLEYFAPARLDDMLDVQTEITSMRGTSMVFTQRIVNAENTVLNSAEVLIVCVDPTIMKPRALPKSIVAEFKQ; this comes from the coding sequence GTGAATACAACGCTGTTTCGATGGCCGGTTCGTGTCTACTATGAAGATACCGATGCCGGGGGGGTGGTTTACCACGCCAGCTACGTTGCTTTTTATGAGCGGGCACGCACAGAGATGTTGCGCCATCATCACTTTAGCCAACAGGTGTTGTTGGCTGAGCGAGTTGCTTTCGTGGTACGCAAGATGACGCTTGAGTATTTTGCGCCAGCCAGACTCGACGATATGCTCGACGTTCAAACTGAAATTACATCAATGCGCGGAACCTCAATGGTTTTCACGCAGCGGATAGTTAATGCGGAGAACACGGTACTGAACTCAGCTGAAGTACTGATTGTCTGTGTTGATCCAACCATAATGAAGCCTCGTGCGCTTCCTAAGTCTATTGTCGCGGAGTTTAAGCAGTGA